One region of Candidatus Poribacteria bacterium genomic DNA includes:
- a CDS encoding Dabb family protein, with the protein MIIQQFFSIYQTKRICAEPAGNRPALKVLLFRLKRSRPRRELTENLPGTEWRAAQEAITKKMVEHIVLLKLKSGITEAQLETLSDTLLGMAGEIPGIESITAGTNNSPEGKSQGYAYGFIVRFTDEAARDAYLPHPFHRQVASEHIRPLVEDVLVFDYTAPQ; encoded by the coding sequence ATGATTATACAACAATTTTTCTCAATTTACCAAACAAAACGAATTTGCGCGGAGCCAGCAGGGAATCGTCCCGCTTTGAAAGTCCTTCTCTTTAGACTTAAAAGGTCCCGACCCAGGCGCGAATTAACTGAAAACCTGCCCGGAACAGAGTGGCGGGCAGCCCAGGAGGCCATAACTAAAAAAATGGTTGAACACATCGTTCTATTGAAGTTAAAATCAGGGATTACCGAAGCACAATTGGAAACTTTGTCCGATACGCTATTGGGAATGGCTGGTGAAATTCCCGGCATTGAATCCATAACTGCTGGCACGAACAACAGTCCTGAAGGTAAGAGTCAGGGGTATGCATACGGTTTTATCGTGCGTTTTACAGACGAAGCGGCACGCGACGCATATCTGCCACACCCGTTTCACCGCCAAGTCGCGAGCGAACACATCCGTCCACTTGTTGAGGATGTCCTCGTTTTCGATTATACCGCACCCCAATAA